In the genome of Ignavibacteria bacterium, one region contains:
- a CDS encoding DUF2807 domain-containing protein encodes MKNLSTVFIVLFTIFIFSTAFACNTTSSLVKLQDLRNIGSFSSIIVSGAIDVKVNIGSGTSVEVIGPEDMVSNIVTEVKDNTLHVYFKGKGNYKGKAQVIVSTLELTSARVSGASKLHISNLNNSSFTLDVSGASKVEVEGSTSNLTVEASGASHMDLSKFSVSNATVDVSGASHGILNVQNNLTIDASGASHVEYYGTPEIKSDVSGASRIKSIN; translated from the coding sequence ATGAAAAATTTATCCACCGTTTTCATAGTGCTGTTCACCATATTTATTTTCTCGACAGCATTTGCCTGCAACACAACAAGTTCACTTGTAAAACTACAGGACTTAAGAAATATCGGCAGTTTTAGTTCAATTATTGTAAGCGGCGCTATTGATGTTAAAGTTAATATCGGCTCAGGGACATCTGTGGAAGTTATCGGACCTGAAGATATGGTTTCAAATATTGTAACCGAAGTTAAGGATAACACTTTGCATGTTTATTTCAAAGGCAAAGGTAATTATAAAGGAAAAGCGCAAGTTATAGTGAGTACGCTTGAGTTAACAAGCGCGCGAGTTTCAGGAGCCAGCAAGCTTCACATATCAAATTTAAACAATTCAAGCTTCACATTAGATGTTAGCGGAGCTTCAAAAGTTGAAGTGGAAGGAAGCACAAGCAACCTGACAGTTGAAGCATCAGGAGCTTCTCATATGGATTTATCGAAGTTTAGTGTGTCAAATGCAACGGTTGATGTAAGCGGTGCATCTCATGGAATTCTTAATGTGCAAAATAATTTGACAATAGATGCATCAGGCGCAAGCCATGTTGAGTATTACGGGACACCGGAAATTAAATCTGATGTTTCAGGCGCAAGCCGCATTAAAAGCATTAATTAA
- a CDS encoding NAD-dependent epimerase/dehydratase family protein has translation MKILIIGGTSFIGLSLTRQLVNAGHNVTVFNRGTKEQNIPDGVKLIKGDRNELDKFKTEFEALKPDVVVDMVCIFENQAKFLVEVFKDITNRIIMISSCDVYRAYGRLLGTEPGEPDAVPLTEESPLREKFYPYKKPEEEGRLDKYDKILCERVLMSDKDIKWTILRLPMVYGPNDYQYRFFNYLKRMDDNRPFILIDEGTAKWKGCRGYVDNVAYAIRLAIENDNSINQVYNVSEENTDNEYDWIKRIAKYTGWKGEIIINPQNGHSEENNSQDLDTSSEKIRKQLGYSEQIPEEEAYINTIKWELSNPPKNIPAEQFDYSKEDKIVAELKPAR, from the coding sequence ATGAAGATTTTAATAATTGGAGGAACGTCCTTTATTGGGCTTTCTTTGACCAGGCAGCTTGTGAATGCGGGTCATAATGTAACGGTTTTTAATCGCGGAACAAAAGAGCAGAATATCCCTGATGGTGTGAAACTTATCAAAGGTGACAGAAATGAATTGGATAAATTCAAGACCGAATTTGAAGCATTGAAGCCCGATGTGGTTGTTGATATGGTATGTATATTTGAAAACCAGGCAAAATTTTTAGTAGAAGTATTTAAAGACATTACAAATAGAATAATTATGATAAGCAGCTGTGATGTTTACCGTGCTTATGGACGATTGCTCGGAACCGAGCCGGGCGAACCTGACGCAGTTCCTTTGACGGAGGAATCTCCGCTAAGAGAAAAATTTTATCCATATAAAAAACCCGAAGAAGAAGGCAGACTGGATAAATATGACAAGATATTATGTGAAAGAGTACTGATGAGCGACAAAGATATAAAATGGACAATATTGCGGTTACCTATGGTGTATGGTCCGAACGATTATCAGTACAGGTTTTTTAATTATTTAAAGCGAATGGATGATAACCGTCCGTTTATTTTGATTGATGAAGGAACAGCTAAATGGAAAGGCTGCAGAGGTTATGTTGACAATGTTGCGTATGCCATCAGACTTGCAATTGAAAACGATAATTCAATTAATCAGGTTTATAATGTTTCGGAAGAAAATACCGATAATGAATATGATTGGATTAAACGAATAGCAAAATACACCGGCTGGAAAGGTGAAATTATTATAAATCCGCAGAACGGTCATTCAGAAGAAAATAATTCACAAGATTTGGATACTTCTTCTGAAAAAATCAGGAAACAGCTTGGGTATTCTGAACAAATTCCTGAAGAAGAAGCATATATCAATACAATTAAATGGGAGTTAAGTAATCCGCCTAAAAATATACCTGCAGAACAGTTCGATTATTCCAAAGAAGATAAAATAGTAGCAGAATTAAAGCCCGCCCGATAA
- a CDS encoding 7-carboxy-7-deazaguanine synthase QueE: MKISELFYSIQGEGKRAGTPSFFIRTNYCNLRCQFTSGNLCDTPYTSWFPDNDDNIGDVHISDIIHEYAKYKCKDVVITGGEPTMFPHELKFLIESLKAENPDVFITLETNGTYYSDFLTMIDLISVSPKLKSSIPYKTSYEKMHEKSRVNAEALYRISLLKKNNFTDVQWKFVYTGNGDLEEIMMIKSDLQIPASDIYLMPEGISKQDLDQTRLMTIEACIKNGFNFSDRLHILAWGNQRGV; encoded by the coding sequence TTGAAAATTTCGGAATTATTTTATTCCATTCAGGGCGAAGGGAAGCGTGCCGGAACCCCTTCTTTTTTTATCAGGACAAATTATTGTAATCTCAGGTGCCAGTTCACAAGCGGTAATCTATGCGATACGCCGTACACGAGCTGGTTTCCTGATAATGATGACAATATTGGCGATGTGCATATCAGCGACATTATACATGAATATGCAAAATATAAATGCAAAGATGTTGTAATTACAGGCGGAGAACCGACAATGTTTCCCCATGAATTAAAATTCCTTATTGAAAGCTTAAAAGCAGAAAATCCTGATGTGTTTATAACACTCGAAACGAACGGAACATACTACAGCGATTTTTTGACTATGATAGATTTAATCAGCGTCAGCCCAAAGCTTAAGTCGTCCATCCCTTATAAAACAAGTTATGAGAAAATGCACGAGAAAAGCAGGGTGAATGCCGAAGCGCTTTACCGTATAAGCCTGCTGAAGAAAAATAATTTTACTGATGTTCAGTGGAAGTTTGTTTATACAGGAAACGGTGATTTGGAGGAAATTATGATGATTAAATCCGATTTGCAAATCCCTGCGAGTGATATTTATTTAATGCCTGAGGGAATTTCAAAACAAGACCTTGACCAAACGCGCCTGATGACCATTGAAGCGTGCATAAAAAACGGCTTTAACTTTTCTGACCGCCTGCATATTTTGGCGTGGGGAAATCAGCGGGGCGTCTAA
- a CDS encoding DUF3108 domain-containing protein, whose product MKKIILSILLLFFAANVFAQDNVQPFQFRTIQQNSFKPGEKLKYEINYGFVTAGEAIMEISPNLGSINGRPVYDISVVVNSTSSFDWVYQVRDLYKTYVDKDGLFPWRFEQHIREGNYKRDFEALFDHENLKAKAYTGDTDPKKFEGEYDIPRYVQDAVSALYLSRTWDYSKMNKYDIVKLENFYKDKVYPLDVKYLGKETIEVPAGEFRCVVVQPLVVEGGLFKSEGDLYVWMTDDELRIPVRVKSKIVIGYIDVDLTEYSGLAGTLKAKVD is encoded by the coding sequence ATGAAGAAAATTATATTATCGATATTATTACTATTTTTTGCGGCTAATGTTTTCGCACAGGATAACGTTCAGCCGTTTCAATTCAGAACCATTCAGCAAAACTCATTTAAACCGGGTGAAAAACTGAAATATGAAATTAACTACGGCTTTGTTACTGCAGGTGAAGCAATTATGGAAATTTCGCCAAACCTGGGCAGCATAAACGGAAGACCGGTTTATGACATTTCAGTTGTTGTAAACTCTACCTCAAGCTTTGACTGGGTATATCAGGTGCGTGATTTATATAAAACTTATGTTGACAAAGATGGTTTATTCCCCTGGAGATTTGAGCAGCACATTAGAGAGGGAAATTACAAACGGGATTTCGAGGCATTGTTCGACCATGAGAATCTTAAGGCAAAAGCTTACACGGGTGATACAGACCCGAAAAAATTCGAGGGCGAATATGATATTCCGCGATACGTTCAGGATGCGGTCAGCGCGCTTTATTTATCGAGAACGTGGGATTACTCTAAAATGAATAAGTATGACATTGTCAAACTTGAGAATTTTTATAAAGATAAAGTATATCCCCTCGATGTAAAATATCTCGGGAAAGAAACAATTGAAGTTCCTGCGGGCGAGTTCAGATGCGTTGTCGTTCAGCCGCTTGTAGTGGAGGGCGGTTTGTTCAAAAGTGAAGGTGATTTATATGTCTGGATGACCGATGATGAATTAAGAATACCCGTCAGAGTAAAATCTAAAATTGTAATCGGTTATATAGATGTTGACCTGACCGAGTACAGCGGATTAGCCGGTACATTAAAAGCAAAAGTAGACTAA
- a CDS encoding glycosyltransferase family 9 protein, with translation MAPIPDKNSIKKILVVRTDRIGDVILTLPLIYQIKKILPHANVSILVSQNVAELLYDYEIIDEVIILENIKNLKMFFKRICYDLVINAFPVFDISRAEYLSKVPLRIGTAYRWYSFLYNIKIHEHRKECLLHEYQYNVNLLKKLYPEAGYDFKYSFKINETEESLLNEKLQKYLFNINDEYIIIHPSSGGSSIDVSEDVLVDFINKFQKNNNIKIAITGKISEKNFNSKIENKNNIIDLSGELNLRELLILINNSKLFIANSTGPIHIAGALNKKIIGFYPEQKPMNETRWGPLNESKIILRPDVASDQILNSANNLLAK, from the coding sequence ATGGCTCCCATTCCAGATAAAAATTCAATAAAAAAAATCCTTGTTGTAAGAACTGATAGAATCGGAGACGTTATTCTCACACTTCCGCTGATATACCAGATAAAAAAAATTCTCCCGCATGCGAACGTAAGTATTTTAGTTTCTCAAAACGTTGCTGAGCTTTTATATGATTATGAAATAATTGATGAAGTTATCATTCTGGAGAACATCAAAAATCTTAAAATGTTTTTTAAAAGGATTTGTTATGATTTAGTTATAAATGCTTTTCCCGTTTTTGATATAAGCCGGGCGGAGTATTTGTCAAAAGTACCGTTAAGGATTGGAACAGCTTACCGCTGGTATTCATTTTTGTATAACATAAAAATTCATGAACACAGAAAAGAGTGTCTACTGCACGAATATCAGTATAATGTCAATCTTTTAAAAAAACTTTATCCGGAAGCTGGTTACGATTTTAAGTATAGTTTTAAAATCAATGAAACTGAAGAGAGTTTATTAAATGAAAAGCTTCAAAAATATCTTTTTAACATAAACGATGAATATATAATCATTCATCCTTCAAGCGGGGGTTCGTCGATTGATGTTTCAGAAGATGTATTGGTTGATTTTATAAATAAATTTCAAAAAAACAATAATATAAAAATTGCAATAACTGGTAAAATTTCCGAAAAAAATTTTAACTCAAAAATTGAAAATAAAAATAATATTATTGATTTGTCGGGAGAATTAAATTTAAGGGAATTGCTGATATTAATAAATAATAGTAAATTGTTTATCGCAAATTCGACCGGACCGATTCACATTGCAGGCGCTTTGAATAAAAAAATCATCGGGTTTTACCCTGAACAAAAACCAATGAACGAAACACGATGGGGACCTTTGAACGAAAGTAAGATTATATTAAGACCTGATGTAGCTTCAGACCAGATTTTAAATTCAGCAAATAATTTATTAGCTAAATAA
- a CDS encoding LON peptidase substrate-binding domain-containing protein, whose product MSEKTTIPLFPLNVILFPDSKIPLFIFEERYKTMINECIENKSVFGVNLIENKKIHTTGCNARITEITQKYENGEMRIVVTGEKIYELIQYKPNSIGYYVGEINYKPEENNPVDEKKIKKAVKCYNELVSEVYKGGVKLINLEDKDWKDKKYIAFYIAQKAGLSLIEKQNLLEIDNENARLDYVLKYFEDVIPQLKEATRVSNIIKSDGYIQ is encoded by the coding sequence TTGTCTGAAAAGACTACAATACCACTCTTTCCGCTTAATGTAATTCTCTTTCCGGATTCTAAAATTCCTTTGTTTATTTTTGAAGAACGCTATAAAACAATGATTAACGAATGCATTGAAAACAAAAGTGTGTTCGGGGTCAATCTTATCGAAAATAAAAAAATTCATACAACCGGCTGCAACGCAAGAATTACCGAGATAACGCAAAAATATGAAAACGGCGAGATGAGAATTGTCGTTACAGGTGAGAAAATTTATGAGCTTATCCAATATAAACCGAACAGCATCGGATATTATGTCGGTGAAATTAATTATAAACCGGAAGAAAATAATCCTGTAGATGAAAAAAAAATCAAGAAAGCTGTCAAATGTTATAATGAGCTTGTAAGCGAGGTTTATAAGGGCGGAGTGAAGCTCATAAATCTGGAAGACAAAGATTGGAAAGATAAAAAATATATCGCTTTTTATATTGCGCAAAAGGCAGGGTTGTCTCTAATTGAAAAACAAAACCTGCTTGAGATTGATAATGAAAATGCACGTCTTGATTATGTTTTAAAATATTTTGAAGATGTAATTCCTCAGCTAAAGGAAGCTACCCGGGTTTCAAACATTATTAAAAGTGACGGATATATTCAATAA
- a CDS encoding superoxide dismutase: protein MKDKFTRRSFIKASTISIAGFTVFSGSLCKNDSTTTTTTTNTTTNIGENKMAYEWVLNKRPYSDDEAKTLLANVMDAETSDWHYNTHQKGYVTALNTIEGALQNADKSKANGNYSDYGELKRRFTWNHAGALLHDVYWDNLGGDGDISKGPEIQKAIEQNFGSVDAWKADFKAAALSAKLSGWGVLTLDQLYSGRLINIQTDEHHYGGLWGGIPLICCDVFEHAYYHKDGPARAKYIDNFINNLHWGRINDRYKKYAK from the coding sequence ATGAAAGATAAATTCACACGCCGAAGTTTTATAAAAGCATCAACAATAAGTATTGCAGGCTTTACCGTATTTTCCGGTTCACTGTGTAAAAATGATTCAACCACAACTACAACTACTACTAATACAACAACAAACATAGGAGAAAACAAAATGGCTTATGAATGGGTTTTAAACAAAAGACCATACTCGGATGACGAAGCAAAAACATTGCTCGCAAATGTTATGGATGCTGAAACATCCGACTGGCATTATAACACTCACCAGAAAGGTTATGTAACCGCACTCAATACAATTGAAGGTGCATTACAGAATGCTGACAAATCGAAAGCAAACGGAAACTATAGCGATTATGGCGAATTGAAAAGAAGATTCACATGGAACCATGCAGGGGCATTATTGCACGATGTTTATTGGGATAATCTCGGTGGTGACGGAGATATTTCAAAAGGTCCTGAAATTCAAAAAGCAATTGAACAAAATTTCGGAAGCGTTGATGCATGGAAAGCCGATTTCAAAGCAGCTGCACTTTCAGCAAAGCTTTCCGGCTGGGGAGTTTTGACACTCGACCAGCTTTATAGCGGAAGATTAATTAACATTCAGACCGATGAACATCATTATGGCGGATTATGGGGCGGTATTCCGTTGATTTGCTGTGACGTATTCGAGCATGCATATTATCATAAAGATGGTCCTGCAAGAGCAAAGTATATTGATAATTTTATCAATAACTTGCATTGGGGAAGAATCAATGATAGATATAAAAAATACGCTAAATAA
- a CDS encoding iron-sulfur cluster assembly accessory protein encodes METQTKEFIPGVSDEINVTEKAVSEIKKIMQENNVPEGYGLRVGIKGGGCSGMTYTLGFDAETRTGDNILEFDGVKIYIDMKSNLYLNGTEIDYTDGLNGKGFVFNNPNAKKTCGCGSSFGV; translated from the coding sequence ATGGAAACACAAACAAAAGAATTCATTCCCGGAGTAAGCGACGAAATTAACGTTACCGAAAAAGCGGTGAGTGAAATAAAAAAAATAATGCAGGAAAATAATGTTCCTGAAGGTTACGGCTTGCGAGTCGGCATAAAAGGCGGCGGATGCTCGGGTATGACATACACGCTCGGCTTTGATGCTGAAACAAGGACAGGTGATAATATACTGGAATTCGACGGAGTTAAAATTTATATTGATATGAAAAGCAATTTGTATCTAAACGGAACAGAGATTGATTATACTGATGGATTGAACGGTAAGGGATTTGTATTTAATAACCCTAACGCAAAGAAAACTTGCGGATGTGGAAGTTCGTTTGGAGTATAA
- a CDS encoding IscS subfamily cysteine desulfurase has protein sequence MAIKFPIYLDYNSTTPVDPEVLEEMLPYFNEKFGNPSSKTHRFGWEASYAVEVGRDRIAKLINAQPKEIIFTSGSTESINLAIKGIADSYGKKGNHIITTPIEHNAVIDTCGCLENMGFKVDIVNVDEYGVIDMNHLNDLITDKTILVSILFANNEIGTIQPIKEISKLVHSKNDVFFHVDASQAAGKIPVDVQDMDIDIMSMTSHKIYGPKGVGGLFVKDKNPKIRISEQISGGGHESGMRSGTLNVPGIVGFGKACEVCMNVMEEENARLIKMREHLTKELTEGLELCYLNGHPVHRLPGNANLCFEAVEASHLFGTIDEIAFSSGSACSSSKMKASHVLKALGRTDDQAKSSIRFGIGRWNTEEEIDYTINRVKEVVNSIREKSPVWEMMSK, from the coding sequence GTGGCAATTAAGTTTCCGATATATTTAGATTATAATTCAACAACACCGGTAGACCCGGAGGTGCTTGAAGAAATGCTTCCTTACTTCAATGAGAAGTTCGGGAATCCTTCAAGCAAAACTCACAGATTCGGATGGGAAGCATCATATGCGGTTGAAGTCGGTCGTGACAGAATTGCTAAGCTCATCAACGCGCAGCCAAAGGAAATTATCTTTACGAGCGGTTCGACAGAATCAATCAATCTTGCGATTAAAGGTATTGCTGATAGCTATGGTAAAAAAGGAAATCACATAATTACTACTCCAATCGAACACAATGCCGTTATCGATACTTGCGGGTGTCTGGAAAATATGGGATTTAAAGTTGACATAGTAAACGTTGATGAATATGGTGTGATTGATATGAACCATCTTAACGATTTAATTACCGATAAAACTATTTTGGTAAGTATTTTGTTTGCTAATAATGAGATAGGAACAATTCAACCGATTAAAGAGATTTCGAAACTCGTTCACTCAAAAAATGATGTGTTCTTTCACGTAGATGCTTCGCAGGCAGCAGGAAAAATTCCTGTAGATGTTCAGGATATGGACATTGACATAATGTCTATGACTTCGCATAAAATATATGGTCCCAAAGGTGTCGGAGGTTTATTTGTAAAAGATAAAAATCCAAAAATCAGAATAAGCGAACAAATAAGCGGTGGCGGTCACGAATCCGGAATGCGAAGCGGAACGCTGAACGTTCCCGGAATAGTCGGTTTTGGGAAAGCATGCGAGGTTTGCATGAATGTTATGGAAGAAGAAAACGCACGGCTGATAAAAATGCGTGAGCATTTAACAAAAGAGCTGACAGAAGGACTTGAGCTGTGTTATCTGAACGGTCATCCTGTTCACAGATTACCGGGAAATGCAAATTTATGTTTTGAAGCAGTTGAAGCATCGCATTTGTTCGGAACAATAGATGAAATTGCTTTCTCATCGGGGAGCGCTTGTTCTTCATCAAAAATGAAAGCATCTCATGTCTTAAAAGCGCTCGGCAGAACAGACGACCAGGCAAAATCTTCAATCAGATTCGGAATCGGAAGATGGAACACTGAAGAAGAAATTGATTATACAATAAATAGAGTCAAAGAAGTTGTAAATTCTATAAGAGAAAAATCTCCTGTGTGGGAGATGATGAGTAAATAA
- a CDS encoding Rrf2 family transcriptional regulator, producing MIRLSKKVEYSLIALRYFATSNENVVTAKEISNKYKIPHELLAKILQKLTKEKILISNQGINGGYKLNKLPSDISLESLIKIFDGEKGLVECMQGKGPEDCCLFDDCTIKDPVVKISKELEQFFSSKKISDFM from the coding sequence ATGATTAGATTATCCAAAAAGGTCGAATATTCTTTAATAGCGTTAAGATATTTTGCAACTTCGAATGAAAATGTCGTGACTGCAAAGGAAATTTCCAACAAGTACAAAATTCCACATGAGCTTCTTGCTAAAATACTTCAAAAGCTTACAAAAGAAAAGATTTTAATTTCAAACCAGGGAATTAATGGTGGTTATAAGTTAAACAAACTGCCATCAGATATTTCTCTTGAAAGCTTAATAAAAATTTTTGACGGCGAGAAAGGGCTTGTGGAATGCATGCAAGGAAAAGGACCTGAAGATTGCTGTTTGTTTGATGACTGCACAATCAAAGACCCGGTGGTGAAAATCTCTAAAGAATTGGAACAATTTTTTTCCTCGAAAAAGATAAGTGATTTTATGTAA
- a CDS encoding RNA polymerase sigma factor: protein MPAEAIRFKPINTNLIIKDSGEYDVIIQASQKDQSAFKKLFDKYSGKIYAFSLRLTMNTESAEEIVQETFIKAWNKLESFRFESKFSTWLFGIAYNEFLMHNRSKNKRDEKFVLADMNELLNIKTVFNFDTNIDIEKAISKLPEQAKAVFVLHEIEGYKHNEIAEMINIQEGTSKAHLNRARKILREELSK, encoded by the coding sequence ATGCCGGCAGAAGCAATTCGTTTTAAACCCATTAATACAAATTTGATAATAAAGGACTCCGGCGAATACGATGTAATAATTCAGGCATCTCAAAAAGACCAATCCGCCTTCAAGAAACTTTTTGATAAATATTCAGGCAAGATTTATGCTTTTTCTCTAAGATTGACAATGAATACTGAATCCGCTGAAGAAATTGTTCAGGAAACTTTTATTAAAGCATGGAATAAGCTTGAATCATTCAGGTTCGAGAGTAAATTTTCGACGTGGCTGTTCGGCATAGCGTATAATGAATTTCTTATGCACAACAGGTCGAAAAATAAAAGAGACGAAAAATTTGTTCTGGCTGATATGAATGAGTTACTAAATATTAAAACTGTTTTTAACTTTGATACAAACATTGACATTGAAAAAGCCATTTCAAAACTGCCCGAACAGGCAAAAGCAGTTTTTGTTCTTCATGAAATTGAAGGATACAAACATAACGAAATTGCAGAAATGATAAACATACAGGAAGGAACTTCCAAAGCTCATTTAAACAGGGCAAGAAAAATTTTAAGAGAGGAGCTTTCAAAATGA